The following proteins are encoded in a genomic region of Bacillus sp. FJAT-22090:
- a CDS encoding aldehyde dehydrogenase family protein, with amino-acid sequence MTTIRDNDIEQEAMKRSFYHLIVNGEKIKSSTGETIKTYNPATGELVAEVAKASKEDVEKAIASARDAFDNGKWKMYPVGRRSQVLNKIAAIMRSRFNELVELEILDTGKTFHAAQGQVSQAIEDFEFYAGAIVGHRGVVNNVPGQFHNYTEKEPVGVCAQIIPWNYPLMMAAWKVAPAIAVGCSVIVKPASLTPLTAIILGEICLEAGVPAGVVNILPGSGSDIGNFLVEHPQVDKVAFTGSTPIGKDIMGKASQSLKRVTLELGGKSPNLVFEDADIDAAVDGSLFGIFYNSGQSCEARSRLYVHEDIYDEFLNKFVEKTKKLQLGNPFDKGTHVGAIIDQVQLDTIDSYVQSARKEGAEILVGGNVSKPNGYENGFWYEPTIIANVNHDMTVVKEEIFGPVVVLMKFKDEKEAIRLANDTEFGLGSAIWSKDGARATRVANQIQAGIVMVNCPFSAFPGTPFGGYKQSGFGRELCIETLDLYTETKSILSYYGSRPLNPFGL; translated from the coding sequence ATGACAACAATTCGGGATAATGATATCGAACAAGAGGCAATGAAACGATCGTTTTATCATTTGATTGTAAATGGAGAAAAAATAAAAAGTAGTACAGGTGAAACGATTAAAACTTACAATCCAGCTACGGGTGAGTTAGTTGCGGAAGTTGCAAAAGCGTCCAAAGAAGATGTTGAAAAAGCCATTGCTAGTGCACGAGATGCATTTGACAATGGTAAATGGAAAATGTATCCTGTTGGTCGCCGATCGCAAGTATTGAACAAAATCGCTGCAATAATGCGTTCTCGTTTTAATGAGCTAGTTGAATTGGAAATTCTCGATACTGGTAAAACGTTTCATGCAGCGCAAGGTCAAGTTTCTCAAGCGATTGAAGATTTTGAGTTTTATGCAGGAGCAATCGTTGGTCACCGAGGAGTCGTTAACAATGTTCCTGGCCAATTCCATAACTATACAGAGAAAGAGCCAGTTGGAGTTTGTGCACAAATCATTCCGTGGAACTATCCACTTATGATGGCTGCTTGGAAAGTGGCACCGGCTATTGCAGTAGGTTGCTCGGTAATTGTAAAGCCAGCTTCCCTCACACCATTAACAGCAATAATCTTGGGAGAAATTTGTCTTGAAGCAGGTGTTCCTGCGGGTGTGGTGAACATCCTTCCAGGTTCTGGATCTGATATTGGTAACTTTTTAGTGGAGCATCCTCAAGTGGATAAAGTAGCTTTCACTGGCTCAACGCCTATCGGTAAAGACATTATGGGGAAAGCATCTCAATCGCTAAAACGTGTAACACTGGAGCTTGGTGGAAAATCTCCTAATCTTGTATTTGAAGATGCAGATATTGACGCTGCAGTAGATGGTTCACTGTTTGGTATTTTCTATAATTCAGGTCAATCATGTGAAGCTCGATCTCGTTTGTATGTACATGAGGATATTTACGATGAATTTTTGAATAAGTTTGTTGAAAAAACGAAAAAATTACAGCTAGGTAACCCGTTTGATAAAGGAACACATGTTGGTGCAATTATCGATCAAGTTCAACTTGATACAATCGATAGTTATGTACAATCAGCTCGGAAAGAAGGAGCTGAAATTCTTGTTGGTGGAAATGTTTCGAAACCAAATGGATACGAAAACGGATTCTGGTATGAGCCAACGATTATTGCAAATGTAAATCACGATATGACAGTTGTAAAAGAAGAAATTTTTGGTCCAGTTGTTGTATTAATGAAATTTAAAGATGAAAAAGAAGCAATCCGACTTGCAAACGATACAGAGTTCGGGTTAGGCTCAGCCATTTGGTCAAAAGATGGTGCACGTGCGACGCGTGTTGCAAATCAGATTCAAGCAGGCATTGTAATGGTAAACTGTCCATTCTCAGCATTTCCTGGGACACCATTTGGCGGATATAAACAATCAGGTTTCGGACGTGAGCTATGTATTGAAACGCTAGACCTCTATACGGAAACGAAAAGCATTTTATCTTACTATGGCAGTCGACCACTGAATCCATTCGGACTGTAA
- a CDS encoding 3-hydroxyacyl-CoA dehydrogenase: MINRIVIIGAGIMGRGIAYVGAVGGYAVTVVDNHNSALLNAKKDIDSMFEKGLVHGKITSVQVEQARLNLSYESDLSKAVSTADLIIEAVPEITTIKKEVFETIEEHAPSHCYFATNTSTMSPTEIASFGKRPEKTIAMHFFNPVHKMHLVEIVRGLETSDETAERIKEVAIKMGKETVVINEFPGFVTSRISALVGNEAFYMLQEGLGTPEEIDKAIKLGLNYPMGPFELVDLVGLDTRLNNLKYLHEKLGEKYRPAPLLEQYVKAGRLGRKSGKGVYDYSIDEELVSK, translated from the coding sequence ATGATCAACCGTATTGTTATCATAGGTGCAGGTATTATGGGAAGAGGGATTGCTTATGTAGGAGCAGTTGGTGGCTATGCAGTGACAGTTGTCGACAATCATAATTCTGCATTACTAAACGCGAAGAAAGATATAGATAGCATGTTTGAAAAAGGACTTGTGCACGGAAAGATTACATCGGTACAGGTTGAACAAGCAAGACTTAATTTAAGCTATGAAAGCGATCTTTCAAAAGCAGTAAGTACTGCTGATTTAATTATTGAAGCTGTACCTGAAATAACAACTATTAAAAAAGAAGTGTTTGAAACGATAGAAGAACATGCTCCTTCTCATTGCTATTTTGCTACAAATACTTCGACGATGAGCCCAACAGAAATCGCTTCTTTTGGAAAACGGCCAGAAAAAACAATTGCGATGCATTTTTTTAATCCTGTACATAAAATGCATTTAGTCGAAATTGTACGAGGGTTGGAAACAAGTGATGAAACGGCCGAAAGAATTAAAGAAGTAGCTATAAAAATGGGAAAAGAAACTGTTGTCATTAATGAATTTCCAGGGTTCGTAACGAGCCGAATTAGCGCACTTGTTGGTAACGAAGCGTTTTACATGCTTCAAGAAGGGTTAGGTACACCAGAAGAAATTGATAAAGCGATTAAGCTAGGATTAAATTACCCAATGGGACCATTCGAATTAGTAGATTTAGTAGGACTTGATACACGATTAAATAATTTAAAATATTTACATGAAAAGCTTGGGGAAAAGTATCGTCCTGCACCTCTTTTAGAACAATATGTCAAAGCAGGACGTCTAGGACGAAAGAGTGGAAAAGGTGTGTACGACTATTCTATTGATGAAGAGTTGGTTTCGAAATGA
- a CDS encoding acetyl-CoA C-acyltransferase produces the protein MREVVIVDAVRTPIGRYNGSLREVRPDDLGAIVIKALVERNPNLSVKEIEEVVFGNANQAGEDNRNVARMSALLAGLPVEVAGTTINRLCGSGLDAVMYAARAISVGEGDIYIAGGTESMTRAPFVMAKPDREFPRGNMELQDTTIGWRFTNKKLKVMYGVDTMPETAENVAKRFHITREDQDLFAFESQQRAKKALAENRFAEEIVPVMYKDRKGNEIIVDQDEHPRPNTTLHQLGKLKPLYEGGTVTPGNASGVNDGASALLLMSAEKAKELNVKPLAKYVTGATAGLEPAVMGLGPIFASKKALQRAGLKTTDLGLVELNEAFASQSLECIRQLELESEKVNVNGGAIAFGHPLGASGARIVTTLLYEMKKRNVQFGLATMCIGVGQGIATIFENVSE, from the coding sequence ATGAGAGAAGTAGTCATAGTAGATGCTGTCCGTACGCCTATTGGAAGATACAACGGATCACTAAGAGAAGTTCGACCAGATGATTTAGGAGCTATTGTTATTAAAGCACTTGTTGAACGTAATCCGAACCTCTCCGTAAAGGAAATTGAAGAAGTTGTTTTCGGGAATGCAAACCAAGCAGGTGAAGATAACCGCAACGTTGCAAGAATGTCGGCATTGTTAGCTGGTCTACCTGTCGAAGTAGCAGGAACAACTATAAACCGTCTCTGTGGTTCTGGACTTGACGCTGTTATGTACGCTGCAAGAGCAATATCAGTTGGCGAAGGCGATATTTACATCGCTGGTGGCACTGAAAGCATGACGCGAGCACCGTTTGTCATGGCAAAGCCAGATAGAGAGTTCCCACGAGGAAATATGGAACTGCAAGATACAACAATCGGGTGGCGTTTTACAAATAAAAAACTGAAAGTGATGTACGGTGTAGATACGATGCCAGAAACTGCCGAAAATGTTGCAAAGCGATTTCATATAACGCGGGAGGATCAGGATTTATTTGCATTCGAGAGCCAGCAACGTGCTAAAAAAGCTTTGGCAGAAAATCGATTTGCGGAAGAAATCGTTCCAGTTATGTATAAGGACCGGAAAGGGAATGAAATCATTGTCGACCAAGATGAGCATCCAAGACCAAATACAACGTTACATCAGCTTGGAAAACTAAAACCATTATATGAAGGTGGTACGGTTACACCAGGTAACGCTTCGGGAGTCAATGACGGTGCATCTGCTTTACTTCTTATGAGTGCGGAAAAAGCAAAAGAACTGAATGTGAAGCCATTAGCAAAATATGTTACAGGTGCAACAGCGGGACTTGAACCAGCTGTTATGGGGCTTGGTCCTATTTTCGCTTCAAAAAAAGCACTACAACGTGCAGGGTTGAAAACAACTGACCTTGGTCTTGTAGAATTGAATGAAGCTTTTGCTTCACAATCTCTGGAGTGCATTCGCCAACTAGAATTAGAAAGTGAAAAAGTGAATGTCAATGGAGGAGCAATAGCTTTTGGACACCCTCTAGGTGCGAGTGGTGCTCGAATAGTAACGACACTTTTATATGAAATGAAGAAAAGAAATGTTCAATTCGGATTGGCGACAATGTGTATCGGCGTAGGTCAAGGGATTGCAACTATATTTGAGAATGTATCAGAGTAG
- a CDS encoding enoyl-CoA hydratase-related protein encodes MMNILLRKENNIAYITINREEALNCFNYDTLHQLQQVVDAISIDPEVKVIIFTGAGDRSFSAGADLKERKTLKESEVRRNVKAIRDVFNSIANLPQPTIAAVNGYAFGGGFELMIACDFSIAAEGVKMGLTETSWAIIPGAGGTQRLPRLVGEMRAKELIFTARKFTAEEGVQLGVVLKVVQIENLLKSCEQLANDIMKNGPVAIKQAKYAITQGMNTDLHTGLAIESKAYELTIPTEDRMEALLAFSEKRNPVFLGK; translated from the coding sequence ATGATGAATATTTTATTAAGAAAAGAAAACAACATTGCATATATCACCATTAATCGCGAAGAAGCCCTGAACTGTTTTAATTATGATACATTGCATCAGCTTCAACAAGTAGTAGATGCTATCTCAATTGATCCGGAAGTGAAAGTGATTATATTTACTGGAGCAGGGGATAGATCTTTTAGTGCTGGTGCCGATTTGAAAGAGCGGAAAACATTAAAAGAATCAGAAGTTAGGAGAAACGTGAAAGCGATACGAGATGTGTTCAACAGTATCGCAAATCTGCCACAGCCAACTATAGCTGCAGTCAATGGGTATGCATTTGGCGGAGGCTTTGAACTGATGATTGCGTGTGATTTTTCCATTGCAGCTGAAGGAGTGAAAATGGGTCTAACTGAAACAAGCTGGGCAATCATACCAGGAGCAGGTGGGACGCAAAGATTACCAAGATTAGTAGGGGAAATGAGAGCGAAAGAGCTGATTTTCACTGCAAGAAAATTCACGGCAGAAGAAGGGGTCCAGCTTGGAGTGGTATTAAAAGTAGTCCAAATAGAAAATCTTCTGAAGTCTTGTGAACAACTTGCAAACGATATTATGAAAAATGGTCCTGTAGCAATTAAACAAGCGAAGTATGCAATTACACAAGGAATGAATACCGACTTGCATACAGGGCTTGCAATCGAGTCTAAGGCATACGAATTAACGATCCCAACTGAGGATCGCATGGAAGCGTTACTTGCATTCAGTGAGAAAAGGAATCCTGTCTTTTTAGGGAAATAA
- the paaX gene encoding phenylacetic acid degradation operon negative regulatory protein PaaX — MSNTQSMIFTIYGDYIRHYGNKIWIGSLIRLLKEFGHNEQSVRVAVSRMMKQGWLESEKEGNKSYYFLTTRGEARMEEAAIRIFKLMPNDWDGKWRMLMYTIPEEKRQVRDELRKELLWSGFGSFSSGCWISPNNLEKEVEFLIEKYGIQNYVDFFVADYKGPQANRALVEKSWPLQEIEGKYQDFISTYSKQYIIHRSMMNDGRMSDAECFVERTNLVHEYRKFLFSDPGLPKELLPEIWSGNHAALLFEQYYKLLAQPANHFFEEVFQEDNDLRRKDKAYDADDHPLLMD, encoded by the coding sequence ATGTCGAATACACAATCAATGATATTTACAATTTACGGTGATTATATCCGTCATTACGGAAATAAAATATGGATCGGAAGCTTAATCCGACTGCTAAAAGAGTTTGGACATAATGAACAGTCGGTACGAGTAGCGGTTTCAAGAATGATGAAACAAGGTTGGCTCGAGTCCGAGAAGGAAGGGAATAAAAGTTATTACTTTTTGACGACACGTGGTGAAGCTCGGATGGAAGAAGCTGCCATTCGGATTTTTAAATTAATGCCAAACGACTGGGATGGAAAATGGCGTATGCTAATGTATACGATTCCAGAAGAAAAAAGACAAGTTCGAGATGAACTACGAAAAGAGCTTTTATGGAGTGGATTCGGCAGTTTTTCTAGTGGATGCTGGATCTCACCGAACAATCTTGAAAAAGAGGTTGAATTTCTTATAGAAAAATATGGTATACAAAATTATGTAGATTTCTTCGTAGCAGACTACAAAGGTCCTCAAGCAAACAGAGCTCTTGTTGAAAAAAGTTGGCCGCTTCAAGAAATTGAAGGAAAATATCAAGATTTTATCTCTACCTACAGCAAACAATATATAATCCATCGGAGCATGATGAACGATGGAAGAATGTCGGATGCAGAATGTTTTGTTGAACGAACAAATCTTGTACATGAATACCGTAAGTTTCTATTTTCTGATCCTGGTCTTCCAAAGGAACTGTTACCAGAAATATGGAGTGGTAACCATGCAGCTCTTTTATTTGAGCAATATTATAAATTGCTTGCACAGCCAGCAAATCATTTTTTCGAAGAAGTATTCCAAGAAGATAATGATTTGCGTCGTAAGGACAAAGCATATGATGCAGATGATCATCCACTTCTTATGGACTAA
- a CDS encoding gamma carbonic anhydrase family protein, whose amino-acid sequence MIITFKGKKPALDPTVFVAPGAKVIGEVQVGEESTIWFNTVLRGDEGLISIGKRCSIQDNSTIHLYEDAPVVIEDEVTVGHNVILHGCKVGKRSIIGMGSTILDHAEIGEECIIGANTLIPPGKKIPPRSLVVGSPGKVVRELNEKDFDIIQLSIDTYVQKGYDYREIFEKEE is encoded by the coding sequence ATGATTATCACTTTTAAAGGGAAAAAACCTGCGTTAGATCCTACTGTCTTTGTTGCTCCAGGTGCAAAAGTTATCGGAGAGGTCCAAGTTGGAGAAGAATCTACTATTTGGTTCAATACAGTTCTGCGCGGAGATGAAGGATTAATTTCAATTGGAAAAAGATGCAGTATCCAAGATAATTCAACCATTCATTTATATGAAGATGCGCCTGTTGTAATAGAAGACGAAGTTACTGTTGGACATAATGTCATCCTTCATGGATGTAAGGTTGGAAAACGCTCTATTATTGGAATGGGATCCACAATTCTAGATCATGCTGAAATTGGAGAAGAGTGCATTATCGGTGCTAATACGTTAATTCCGCCTGGTAAGAAAATTCCTCCACGCTCACTAGTCGTCGGTTCACCAGGAAAGGTAGTGCGAGAATTAAACGAAAAAGATTTCGATATTATTCAGCTTTCCATTGATACGTATGTTCAAAAAGGATACGATTATCGTGAAATTTTTGAAAAAGAAGAATAG
- a CDS encoding NAD(P)H-dependent flavin oxidoreductase, translating to MIYICEKLQITYPIIQGGMGNISNAKLAAAVSEAGGLGTIGCGTMTPKEVENIILETKALTNKNFAINIAISVTPFIDELIDLVIKHKVPIISLSAGNPAPYIPLLHEHGVIVIALVASVKHAQKAEAAGADILVAEGFEAAGINSNLELTTFTLIPQIVKRVNIPVLAAGGIGDGKGLAAALMLGASGVQIGTRLIATKEAPFHDVYKENLLKASDTETLIVGRSVGRLRRILKTPYAMKLYELDKAGMTLDQYSELTSEKQHLKGALEGDIENGFMNSGQIAGLIEDIPTVKELIDDMVGVAENRMIKSAKEFKRILEL from the coding sequence ATGATATATATTTGTGAAAAGTTGCAAATAACCTATCCGATTATTCAAGGAGGTATGGGGAATATTAGCAATGCAAAGCTTGCTGCAGCTGTCTCAGAAGCAGGGGGCCTTGGCACGATCGGGTGCGGAACAATGACTCCAAAGGAAGTAGAGAACATAATATTAGAAACAAAAGCGCTAACAAATAAGAACTTCGCTATAAACATTGCAATTAGTGTCACACCTTTTATAGATGAATTAATTGATCTTGTTATCAAACATAAAGTACCAATTATTTCGTTATCAGCGGGAAACCCAGCACCATATATTCCTCTACTGCATGAACATGGAGTAATAGTAATAGCTCTAGTAGCTTCTGTAAAACATGCACAGAAAGCGGAAGCTGCTGGGGCAGACATACTCGTGGCAGAAGGGTTTGAAGCTGCTGGTATAAACTCAAACTTAGAACTAACTACTTTCACACTCATTCCGCAAATTGTGAAACGCGTTAACATTCCCGTACTTGCAGCTGGAGGAATTGGAGATGGCAAAGGATTGGCAGCTGCACTTATGCTTGGTGCAAGCGGTGTCCAAATCGGTACGCGTTTAATCGCAACAAAGGAAGCACCTTTTCACGATGTTTATAAGGAAAACTTATTGAAGGCCAGTGACACGGAAACATTGATTGTCGGTCGAAGTGTAGGAAGACTGAGAAGAATCTTAAAGACACCTTATGCTATGAAGCTCTATGAATTGGATAAAGCAGGGATGACACTGGATCAATATAGTGAACTGACCTCGGAAAAACAACATCTTAAAGGTGCATTAGAAGGCGATATCGAAAATGGTTTTATGAATAGTGGACAAATTGCAGGACTTATTGAAGATATTCCAACAGTAAAAGAACTAATTGACGACATGGTGGGAGTAGCAGAAAATCGTATGATTAAATCTGCAAAAGAATTTAAGAGAATACTAGAGTTGTAA
- a CDS encoding thioesterase family protein: MRSGMEIGREETIQISVTEDMFASFEGKIVHPVYSTVTMTYHMEWVSRKIILPFLEDQEEGMGASVKLSHIAPSPLGTVVTLTATLVDVQDNVVLTKIVASNQLGIIGKGEVKQVILPKKTIAEKLRNASIFPEKEETILD; the protein is encoded by the coding sequence ATGAGAAGCGGAATGGAAATAGGCAGAGAAGAGACTATACAAATATCAGTAACAGAGGATATGTTTGCATCTTTTGAAGGGAAAATAGTTCATCCTGTCTATTCAACGGTAACAATGACATATCATATGGAGTGGGTTTCCAGGAAAATTATTCTTCCATTTTTAGAAGACCAGGAAGAAGGAATGGGAGCATCCGTAAAGCTAAGTCATATAGCGCCTTCCCCACTCGGTACGGTAGTTACGCTAACTGCAACTTTAGTTGATGTACAGGACAATGTAGTACTGACAAAAATTGTGGCATCCAACCAATTAGGTATTATTGGTAAAGGTGAAGTGAAACAAGTTATTTTACCTAAAAAAACAATAGCTGAAAAACTAAGAAATGCTTCCATATTTCCAGAGAAAGAAGAAACTATTTTAGACTAG
- a CDS encoding Leu/Phe/Val dehydrogenase: MAEKMAITKEFDLFEKMAKHEQVVFCNDPSTELRAIIAIHNTTLGPALGGCRMQPYSSVDEALEDALRLSKGMTYKCAAADVDFGGGKAVIIGDPKTDKSPELFRAFGQFVNSLGGRFYTGTDMGTTMDDFIHAMKETNFINGLPEEYGGGGDSSVPTAAGVLYGIKATNQLLYGNDDLGQHSYAIQGLGKVGFKVAKGLLEAGARIFVTDINKDSLRAIEEVAAKTTGKVQFVENDDIYSQEADIFVPCAFGGIINDTTIPHFKVKAIVGSANNQLLEDRHGRLLRDNGILYAPDYIVNSGGLIQVADELYGINLERVLAKTKHIYDVMLEVYKDAASSGKTTEESANAMCEKRIADRSKRNSFYSAPAKPKWSFSKLS, from the coding sequence ATGGCTGAAAAAATGGCAATAACAAAAGAATTTGATCTTTTCGAGAAGATGGCGAAACATGAACAAGTGGTTTTTTGTAACGATCCATCTACTGAATTGCGTGCAATTATTGCAATCCATAATACAACGCTTGGCCCAGCACTTGGTGGATGTCGTATGCAACCATATAGTAGTGTGGATGAAGCGCTAGAAGATGCTCTTCGTCTTTCAAAAGGAATGACTTATAAATGCGCAGCTGCTGATGTCGATTTCGGAGGCGGGAAAGCAGTAATTATTGGTGATCCTAAAACAGATAAATCACCGGAATTATTCCGCGCATTCGGCCAATTTGTAAACTCTCTAGGTGGACGTTTTTATACGGGTACCGATATGGGGACGACAATGGATGATTTCATTCATGCAATGAAAGAAACGAATTTCATTAACGGACTTCCAGAAGAATATGGTGGAGGTGGCGATTCTTCTGTACCAACTGCCGCTGGTGTTTTGTATGGCATCAAAGCAACCAATCAATTGTTGTATGGAAATGATGACTTGGGTCAACATAGTTATGCGATTCAGGGATTAGGTAAGGTAGGGTTTAAAGTTGCAAAAGGACTTCTGGAAGCTGGTGCTCGCATTTTCGTAACAGATATTAATAAAGATAGCCTTCGAGCAATCGAAGAAGTAGCTGCAAAAACAACTGGCAAAGTTCAGTTTGTTGAAAATGATGATATTTATTCCCAAGAAGCAGATATATTCGTTCCATGTGCATTTGGAGGGATTATTAACGACACTACAATTCCTCATTTTAAAGTGAAAGCAATTGTAGGATCGGCTAACAATCAATTATTAGAAGATAGACATGGAAGATTATTGAGAGATAATGGGATTTTGTATGCACCGGATTACATTGTCAATTCTGGTGGTCTTATTCAAGTGGCAGATGAATTGTACGGTATAAATCTTGAGCGTGTACTTGCAAAAACGAAACATATTTACGATGTAATGTTGGAAGTGTATAAAGATGCTGCGAGCAGCGGAAAAACAACAGAGGAATCAGCGAATGCAATGTGTGAAAAAAGAATAGCAGATCGAAGCAAACGGAATAGCTTTTACTCAGCACCAGCGAAACCAAAATGGTCGTTTAGCAAACTATCCTAA
- the pdhA gene encoding pyruvate dehydrogenase (acetyl-transferring) E1 component subunit alpha, which produces MEDNYPIKRIIDDQGYLVDTGFEKQIDEQLVQDLYYHILRIRTFDRKAINLQRQGRLGTYAPFEGQEAAQVGSALALKAGDWVFPTYRDHGATITFGKSMARTFLYWNGRVEGCVAPQDRNIFPPAVPIATQLPHAAGAAWAEKRRGTQNAAIAYFGDGATSEGDFHEGLNFASVFKVPVVFFNQNNGYAISVPIEKQMNSETIAQKSVAYGIPGVRIDGNDCFAVYFETKKAFDNARGGNGPTLIEAVTWRKGAHTTADDPSKYRPEKQGEDFVDPLTRLELFMKNYGYWNDEWIQATKDKTSSEVEAAVEEMEKFPPPNLEDVFNHVYAEMPAQLVEQKESYLAHLGRR; this is translated from the coding sequence GTGGAAGATAACTACCCTATAAAAAGAATCATAGACGATCAAGGATATCTTGTTGATACGGGATTTGAAAAACAAATAGATGAGCAATTGGTTCAAGACCTTTACTATCACATCTTACGAATTCGTACTTTTGATAGAAAAGCGATTAACTTGCAACGACAAGGACGTTTGGGTACTTATGCCCCTTTTGAAGGACAGGAAGCTGCTCAAGTTGGTAGCGCACTCGCATTAAAAGCTGGAGACTGGGTTTTCCCAACTTATCGAGATCATGGTGCGACAATTACATTCGGAAAAAGTATGGCTAGAACGTTTTTGTATTGGAATGGGAGAGTAGAGGGCTGTGTAGCACCGCAAGATAGAAATATATTCCCACCCGCTGTTCCTATTGCAACTCAACTACCTCATGCGGCAGGAGCTGCTTGGGCTGAGAAGAGAAGAGGAACACAAAATGCAGCAATTGCTTATTTCGGGGACGGTGCAACTTCGGAAGGTGATTTTCATGAAGGTTTGAATTTTGCGAGTGTATTTAAAGTACCAGTTGTCTTTTTTAACCAAAATAATGGATATGCGATTTCAGTCCCGATTGAAAAACAAATGAATTCTGAGACGATAGCTCAAAAATCAGTTGCTTATGGTATACCAGGGGTTCGAATCGATGGAAATGATTGTTTCGCAGTATATTTTGAAACAAAAAAAGCTTTTGACAATGCTCGAGGTGGAAATGGCCCAACATTGATAGAAGCAGTTACTTGGCGAAAAGGTGCACACACGACAGCTGATGATCCGTCAAAATACCGTCCTGAAAAACAAGGGGAGGATTTTGTTGACCCATTAACAAGATTAGAACTGTTTATGAAAAATTACGGCTACTGGAATGATGAATGGATCCAAGCAACTAAAGATAAAACGAGCAGTGAAGTTGAAGCGGCTGTTGAAGAAATGGAAAAGTTTCCTCCGCCGAACTTAGAAGACGTTTTTAATCATGTATATGCTGAAATGCCAGCTCAACTTGTTGAACAAAAAGAATCGTACCTTGCACATCTAGGGAGGCGGTAA
- a CDS encoding alpha-ketoacid dehydrogenase subunit beta: MAQIKESVTKNETTKQLTLIQAINDGMRLLLEEDDRTIILGEDIGKNGGVFRATEGLQETFGDDRVVDTPLSEAGIIGTSIGLAVNGFRPIAEIQFLGFIYPAYEQIMTHVSRIRMRSMSRFTVPMVIRAPYGAGIRAPEIHSDSTETLFTHMPGIKVVCPSNPYDAKGLLIAAMEDPDPVLVLEPMKNYRSKREEVPVGKYTVKIGKGKIVREGTDVTLIAWGAMISIAEKAAELAALKGISCEIIDLRTLYPIDRDIIANSVKKTTRAVIIHEAQNTGGLGNDIVSIINDTAFLYLRAPIERITGFDVPVPFFALEEHYLPTPARVVEGIEKVVHF; encoded by the coding sequence ATGGCACAAATAAAAGAGTCAGTTACAAAAAATGAAACGACAAAGCAGTTGACCTTAATTCAAGCTATTAATGATGGTATGCGACTCCTGTTAGAAGAGGATGATCGAACCATTATTCTTGGAGAAGATATCGGAAAGAACGGCGGGGTATTCCGAGCGACTGAAGGACTACAAGAAACATTTGGTGATGATAGAGTAGTAGACACTCCACTGTCAGAAGCAGGGATTATCGGAACGTCAATTGGTCTTGCGGTGAACGGTTTTAGACCGATTGCAGAAATCCAATTCCTCGGTTTTATTTATCCTGCTTACGAGCAGATCATGACACATGTCTCACGAATTCGAATGCGTTCGATGTCCCGTTTTACAGTGCCAATGGTTATTCGAGCACCATACGGGGCTGGAATACGCGCACCCGAGATACATTCTGATAGTACTGAAACCTTATTCACACATATGCCTGGCATTAAGGTCGTTTGCCCTTCAAATCCTTACGATGCAAAAGGATTGTTAATTGCTGCCATGGAAGATCCTGATCCAGTATTGGTTTTGGAGCCAATGAAAAACTATCGTTCGAAGAGAGAAGAAGTACCTGTTGGAAAATATACGGTGAAAATTGGTAAAGGAAAAATTGTGCGTGAAGGTACGGATGTAACACTAATTGCTTGGGGAGCGATGATATCGATTGCAGAGAAAGCAGCTGAATTGGCTGCGCTAAAGGGAATTAGTTGTGAAATTATTGATCTAAGAACATTGTATCCAATTGATCGTGACATAATAGCTAACTCTGTAAAAAAGACAACAAGAGCAGTTATTATTCATGAAGCTCAAAATACTGGAGGATTAGGTAATGATATCGTGTCGATTATTAACGATACAGCCTTCCTTTATTTACGAGCTCCAATTGAACGAATTACGGGATTTGACGTACCGGTTCCATTCTTTGCATTAGAAGAACATTATCTACCAACACCGGCAAGAGTCGTTGAGGGAATTGAAAAAGTGGTTCATTTTTAA